In Cydia strobilella chromosome 8, ilCydStro3.1, whole genome shotgun sequence, one DNA window encodes the following:
- the LOC134743323 gene encoding venom allergen 5.02-like, with amino-acid sequence MVFRVFVFCTIIGLAQIAQCKLVNLSCQQIHQFVDGHNSRRLEVANGKIDRQPGAEKMKSVIWDKELAAKAEHWASTNPSGHNPDRTVGSGKFQTGENLYWYMTTDKSYKLNVDNALKSWFEEYKDYTFGPIKGSDFASISKKIGHYTQMIWSDSTHVGCAVSQHHDGNWNKFTVVCNYGPAGNWIGQVPYRNGHGSGKLVCGAGDCSRQYGSKC; translated from the exons ATGGTTTTTCGTGTGTTCGTATTTTGTACCATAATCGGCCTAGCGCAAATAGCGCAATGCAaat tgGTAAATTTGTCGTGTCAGCAAATTCATCAATTCGTGGACGGTCACAATTCAAGGCGCCTTGAAGTGGCAAATGGGAAAATAGACAGGCAACCAGGCGCTGAAAAGATGAAGTCAGTA ATTTGGGACAAAGAACTAGCAGCCAAGGCGGAGCATTGGGCTTCCACAAATCCTTCCGGTCATAACCCTGATAGAACCGTCG gaTCCGGAAAGTTCCAAACGGGCGAAAATCTCTACTGGTATATGACCACAGACAAATCGTACAAATTGAATGTGGATAACGCTCTAAAGTCGTGGTTTGAAGAGTACAAGGACTATACCTTTGGACCCATAAAGGGGTCTGATTTTGCAAGCATCAGCAAGAAGATTGGACACTACACGCAG ATGATATGGTCCGATTCAACACACGTCGGTTGCGCAGTGTCACAACATCACGACGGAAACTGGAACAAATTCACAGTTGTCTGCAACTACGGACCAGc TGGTAACTGGATAGGCCAAGTGCCCTACAGAAATGGCCACGGCAGCGGCAAACTTGTGTGCGGCGCTGGCGATTGCTCGAGACAGTACGGAAGCAAATGCTGA